The region TTTCTTCCAGCCGATCGGACAGCAGGTTGAAACCGCGGGCGAGGGCACCATCTACATCTCCCCGACCCGCGGCGATATCGAAACGCTGCGGTCGCCTATCCACGGCGCAGTGTTCAGCACGGGCGCCCAGATCGAGGCCAAACAGGATCTCGTGGACGGATTCAACCGGGCACTGGATAAGTCGCTGGCCCTGATCCAGGAAAACCCGGAAAAGGCACGGACCCTCTTGGGCGAGTACCTGAAGGACACCCAACCGCAGACCGTCGATGCGCTGGTGGCCCTGCTGCCCAAGGAAATCGCCACCTCCACGAAGGTCACCGAGGAGTCCTACAAAGTGGCATCGGCCTTCCACACCGAATCCGGGTTGGTGGACGAGGCACCGGACTACGCCGGTTTCGTCCTCGAAACCTCACAGGCATAAAAAACCCGGGGCGGTAGGCCGCCCCGGGTTTTCTGCTGGACCTACTACTTCTTCTGCGGGGTGCGGATCAGCTTCTTGTTGACGAATTCGGCCATGCCGAACCGTCCCAGCTCGCGGCCCACACCGGAGCGCTTGACGCCGCCGAAGGGCAGGTCTTCCTGCGTGCCGGAGGTGCCGTTGATCCAGACCATGCCGCTTTCCAGCTGGTCGGCGACGTTCAGGGCGCGGTCTTCGTCGGCGCTGAACACCGCTCCGCCCAGGCCGAACGGGGAGTTGTTGGCCAGTTCAATGGCTTCTTCCTCGCTGGACACCTTGTAGATGACGGCGGCGGGGCCGAACAGCTCCTCGGAGAACGCCCGCATTTCCGGCGTGACATCGGTCAGCACGGTCGGCTGTACGAAGGCACCCGGGCCGTCGATCAGGCTGCCGCCGGTGTGCAGGGTTGCACCCTTGTCCACGGCGTCGCGGATCTGCTCCACCAGGCCGTCTGCGGCAGCCTGCGTGGAGAGGGGACCGAAACGGGTTTCCGGCTGCAGCGGATCGCCGGGTTCAATGGCGGCCATCCGGGCGGTGAACTTCTCCACGAAATCGTCGTAGAGGTCCTCCATCACAATGAAGCGCTTGGCGGCGTTGCAGGCCTGCCCGCCGTTGCCCATCCGGCCGGCGACGGCGGCCTTGACGGTGGTGTCGAGGTCCTCGGTGTCGAGGACGATGAACGGATCGCTGCCGCCGAGTTCGAGGACGTACTTCTTCAGGTTCCGGCCGGCCACCTCGGCGACGGCGGAGCCTGCCCGCTCGGAGCCGGTCAGGGACACGCCCTGGATCCGGGCATCCGCGATGATGTCCGCGGCCTGCTCGTTGGTGGCGAACAGGTTGACGTAGGCACCCTCGGGTACGCCGGCGTCGGCGAAGATCTGTGCCATCGCCAGGGCGGACTGCGGGCAGTTGTTCGCATGCTTGAGCAGCACGGTGTTGCCGAGCATCAGGTTGGGGCCGGCAAAGCGGGCCACCTGGTAGTACGGGTAGTTCCACGGCATGATGCCCAGAAGCGCGCCTACGGGCTCGGTGCGGACCACGGCGTTGCCGCCGCCCTTGACGTCGAGCTGCTCGTCAGCCATGAAGCCGGGGCCCTGGGTGGCGTAGTACTCGTAGATGTTGGCGGAGAGGGCAACCTCATTCTTCGCCTCGCGCAGCGGCTTGCCCATTTCGAGGGCAATCAGCTTGGCGAGCTCCTCGGCGCGTTCCCGGTACAGTTCCGCAACGCGGGTGATGACCTTGGTGCGGTTCTCCACGGGCTCGTTCCGCCAGCTGGCGAAGGCCTCATGTGCTGCAGTGACGGCCTGGTTGATTTCGGCGTCGGTGGCTTCAGCGAATTCCTGAAGGGTTTCTCCGGTGGCTGGATTTACGCTCTTGTAAGCACTCATATTGGCCACGCTACTCCCTGCAAATCCAGTCTGCGAAAGCCTGGATTTCCGGGACTAAATCCGCGTCGGTTCTTGTTTCAGGGGCTTTGCGGCGCGAATTACCGCAAAGCGGAGCCGCGGCTGCCGGCAGGCCCTCGGCACCTGTCGGTCCCGGACAGGTCGACGACGGGCCCGGACAGGTCGACGGCGGGCCGACGTCGGCTCAGCGGCGGAGTTTCCAGAACTTCGGCCGCGGCCAGCCCTGGCCCGAGCTTCTCCGGTCCTCCGTGCGCGGACGCCGGCTCAGCCGGACGCTGAACTCCCCCGGTCCGGGCAGCCGCCACCCGCGGCGGCGGGCCACCGTGCACAGCACGGCGCAGGTGCCGATGGCCACGCCCATGCCCACGTTCTGCAGGCCCAGCTGATAGAGGATCACCATTTCGACGGCGGCCACGAGGGCACCGGTGGCGTACAGGGTGTTGCCGCCGAAAATGGCCGGCACCCGGCCCACCACGATGTCGCGGATCATGCCGCCGCCCACGGCGGTGACAACACCGATCAGGATGGCCGGCAGCCATTCCAGCCCCAGCCCCAGCGCCTTGGCCGTGCCGGTGGCGGCCCAGCAGCCCAGTGCGAAGGCGTCGATCACGATGAGGAACCGGTTGGCCCATTTGCCCTTGAGCTCAATGGCATAGGCAATGACGGCTCCGGCGATTGCCGCAAAGAGATAAGCGGGGTTTGTCAGCGCTACGGGGGTGCCGGCCTGCAGGAGGGTGTCACGCAACACGCCGCCGCCCAACGCCGAGGTGAGCGCCAGGACCAGGAAACCCACCGGGTCCATCCGCAGCTGCCGCGCGACCGCGCCGCCGAGGACTCCGTTCGCCAGCACCCCGGCGAGATCGACGGCGTCGAACACCGCCCTCGGGTCGAAAAGATCCACGCCGCTCCTGCTGTTTCCGTTGCCCGTTCTGCCGCCGTTCATTCTACGTGGCTGCGGGCCCGGAAAATCCTGCGGTCTGTGCAAATCCCTCCGCTGCGCAGCGGAGGAATTCACCCAAACCGCAGGGATTCAGACAAACCACGGGTTTTACAGCCGGCGGCGGAATGAACCGGAAGCCACCGTGACAAATACCAACGGGGCTAAACGGGATCAGCCGTCCCCCGGCGGATAGTCCTCGTCACTCCCCGGTACGTCTGCTTTCTGTTCCAGGATGTCGGCCTCGGACCCGTCCGGGTGGATTTCACCTTCCGGTCCGGCGTCGCCTGCGCCCGGAACTGCGGGAATGTCCTGCTCAATGCCGTCCGCCTCGGAACCGTCCCGGTGGATTTCACCTTCCGGTCCGGCGTCGCCTGCACCGGGAACCGCGGGCAGTGACTGCTCGGCCCGGTCACCCTCCGAACCGTCGGGAATTACCGGTTGGTCAGCGTCCTTACGCATATGCGTGCCTCCAATGCAGGTTGCCGTGGCCGCCGGGGCGGCTTCCGTCCCTTCTGTCTATCACCGAAGCCGCCCAGTAGAAATAGCCTGCGGACGGGTCAGGCGTCGTCCCGCAGGTCCAGCACCACCTTGATGTCCCCGTCGCGGTCCTCGAAGGCCTGTGCATAGTCCGCCAGCGGAACCCGGCGGGAGATCAGTTGCTCAAGCCACCGTGCATCGCTCTTGGCCAGAGCCGCGGCCGCCTTGAGGTAGTGGCGGCGGTTGGCGTTGACGGTGCCGAAGACCACGCGGTTGTCCATCACCAGGTTCAGGTTCAGGGCACCCAGGTCCACGGGCTGCTCGCCGTCGGCCTCGGAGACCCCGGTGAGGCAGGTGACCGAGTTTTTGGCGCCATGCTGCAGCACGTCATTGATCACCGTGGGCACCCCGGTGCATTCGATGATGATGTCCGGGTTGATGCCGGATTCGGGGAGGGTGTCGGTGTGGAAGACGGCGCCAAGTTCCTTGGTCAGTTCCTCCTTCGGTCCGTCCTCTTCCAGGTCGAAGACGTGCACTTCGAGTCCGCGCTGCACCCCGAACAAGGCACCGAGCAGTCCCACGGGCCCGGCGCCGGTCACGGCGACAACCTGCGGCCGGAAGTAGGCGCGGCCGCCGATCCGGTCGATCTGTTCCCAGGCCTTGGCCAGGATGGTGGCGGGTTCCAGCAGGACCCCTACGCGTTCCAGCGAGGGTTCGAGCTTCACCATGTCATCGGGGTCCCCGCGCCAGTATTCGCGCGCGAAACCGTCGAGTCCTTCAATACCGTGTTCGGTGTAGGTTCCGGTCAGGCACATGTCCCACTCGCCGGCGGCGCAGGCCCGGCAGTTTTCCGCACAGGGTCGGCGGACAATCCCGACCACCAGGTCCCCGGCGGCAAGGTCCGAGCCCTCGGGTGCCTCGACGACGCGGCCCAGGTTCTCGTGTCCCATCACCAGGTAGTCCCGGTCCTCGGGTGCGGTGCCGAATTCGGCGGCAATGACTTCGCGGTCGGTGGCGCACAGGCCCACCGCGAGCGTCTCCACCAGCACGCTTCCTTCACCGGCTTCCGGCTCGGGAAGATCCCGCAGCTCCAGCGAGTCCTTCTGCCCGGGGGTGATTATCAATGCCTGCATGTGGTTTCCTTCCCGCGGCTGCTTGCTGTCTGTATCCCAGATTAGCGCCGCGGCCGCGCCGGTAAGACTCGGCACAGGCAGAGTCGAAACGGCCGCGGAAACAATGAAGGCCCGCCCCATGGGGGCAGGCCTTCAAAATATGGTGGAGATGGGGGGAATCGAACCCCCGTCCGGTGTTGTTTTGTCAGGGCTTCTCCGGGCGCAGTATGCGTCGGATTTTCTCGGCCCCAGCCATCCTGCATACAGGTGGCTGATCCGGGCCCAGCCGTCAAAATGTCCCGAACACCCCGACGGCGGGAGTGTTCGGCAGTGGCCCTCTAAACGACGCCAGGATCCGGAGCGAGAGCGACTCCGGGCTGACGGACTACTCCGGCTGCTTAGGCAGCGAGAGCGAAGTCAGTGCGCATAGGTTTGGCACTTATTGTTTTGCAGAGAGCGTTAACGAGATAACTCTGCGTTCTCGGCCCGCTTCCCCTGGCTCAACAAACATCGTCGAAACCGATCATCCCCGTATTGAGTTACCAAGCACCGTTTCCGCCGGCGACCCTCCCGGGCCGTCCACAGATTTTAACGACGCCGGCCCGCGGATCATTCCCGCTCGGCCGCACCTTTTTGATGCGGTGCGGGATGTGAGGAGGCGCGGACCGGCCAGGCGGCTAGCGGCGTCGGCCGAAAACCAGCGACGCCGCGGCCACGGCACCCGTGACGGTGTAGACGGCAGGCCAGGCGCCCATCTTCTTGGCGAGCGGATGGG is a window of Arthrobacter sp. zg-Y1171 DNA encoding:
- a CDS encoding NAD-dependent succinate-semialdehyde dehydrogenase; its protein translation is MSAYKSVNPATGETLQEFAEATDAEINQAVTAAHEAFASWRNEPVENRTKVITRVAELYRERAEELAKLIALEMGKPLREAKNEVALSANIYEYYATQGPGFMADEQLDVKGGGNAVVRTEPVGALLGIMPWNYPYYQVARFAGPNLMLGNTVLLKHANNCPQSALAMAQIFADAGVPEGAYVNLFATNEQAADIIADARIQGVSLTGSERAGSAVAEVAGRNLKKYVLELGGSDPFIVLDTEDLDTTVKAAVAGRMGNGGQACNAAKRFIVMEDLYDDFVEKFTARMAAIEPGDPLQPETRFGPLSTQAAADGLVEQIRDAVDKGATLHTGGSLIDGPGAFVQPTVLTDVTPEMRAFSEELFGPAAVIYKVSSEEEAIELANNSPFGLGGAVFSADEDRALNVADQLESGMVWINGTSGTQEDLPFGGVKRSGVGRELGRFGMAEFVNKKLIRTPQKK
- a CDS encoding trimeric intracellular cation channel family protein: MNGGRTGNGNSRSGVDLFDPRAVFDAVDLAGVLANGVLGGAVARQLRMDPVGFLVLALTSALGGGVLRDTLLQAGTPVALTNPAYLFAAIAGAVIAYAIELKGKWANRFLIVIDAFALGCWAATGTAKALGLGLEWLPAILIGVVTAVGGGMIRDIVVGRVPAIFGGNTLYATGALVAAVEMVILYQLGLQNVGMGVAIGTCAVLCTVARRRGWRLPGPGEFSVRLSRRPRTEDRRSSGQGWPRPKFWKLRR
- a CDS encoding glucose 1-dehydrogenase; translation: MQALIITPGQKDSLELRDLPEPEAGEGSVLVETLAVGLCATDREVIAAEFGTAPEDRDYLVMGHENLGRVVEAPEGSDLAAGDLVVGIVRRPCAENCRACAAGEWDMCLTGTYTEHGIEGLDGFAREYWRGDPDDMVKLEPSLERVGVLLEPATILAKAWEQIDRIGGRAYFRPQVVAVTGAGPVGLLGALFGVQRGLEVHVFDLEEDGPKEELTKELGAVFHTDTLPESGINPDIIIECTGVPTVINDVLQHGAKNSVTCLTGVSEADGEQPVDLGALNLNLVMDNRVVFGTVNANRRHYLKAAAALAKSDARWLEQLISRRVPLADYAQAFEDRDGDIKVVLDLRDDA